gactatcagacattcgcttcgttgttgaagagcactggcggaaaaaggtggagatcgtgctgctccatcagattctacagcctgaaacattagcactcaggtcaaatgatttgtgcttctatacatatgatggtacttttatctggaaggactataaactttatgccaacaggccttttgttgtatgattgggaTTTATTTTGTTgagatacaacatttatgatgctgccacaggctgcagtaattacgatgctatttttgtagtgtaggtttatcttagtaatgtattcggccgaaagcttcgtaggagcccaacatgccaacattcgtcgggcccattccaattgggctaaaaacgattacgggccgaaattggcctgtagcccactaaaaatatctgggcttaaattagcataagctttcaaatttttctggtaggcctgtgcccatagtgggcctttaacaggcctaaacataatttgggccctcagtaaaaataggcctttacaggtgtaaatatctcgagcccataaaaaagatgggcctttaatagaccgaaagtgagattgggccctattgtgccaaataacccactggacttagcaggccgaaatggtggcccatttacgatgcagatatttgacaggccgaaattcggacgggccgtaaatgcgccgacctaatacacgggcctttaacaggccggaactttggttgggctagattatcgtcatttttatatgggccgttaatgggcccgatatgacgttgggccacatatggcccatggtttacgtccggtgttaacaggccgaaaatgacaacaggccgaaagtggcccaaatctatagtgggcctctaacgggccgaatgacagacatggccgaatatgacccaaatccttcacggtcgtttatgggccgaaagttttgatggcctgtaaatgggcccaaatgaagccggacctttaacaggccggaaatacaccgggccgtaattcggcccaattacttagcagactgttaacgggccagaagtgaccatgggccgcattgatgagaAGTTTAGaacaggccgttgatgggccgatttgacaaagaatgttgggcctttagctgggccggcccattatggcctgcagaatcttgtgggcctttagctgggccggcccattgtggtctgcaaaatcttgtgggcctttagctgggtcggcccattatggtccgctaaattttgtgggcttttagctgggccggaccattatggtccgctaaatcttatgggccttcggttgggccgacccatttaaactttgtgggccacttttgggccggtccacgtgtcaacatatcataggcccatctcgaccgttggatgagtgacacctgtgccaacgcggagctggcaggtgttcccttcggccaatcagaattttacacgtggaaatttcccattggtcggggctgttaacgggttatcggatccaaaatccgacccgatagcttaacgtcattccgttaaggtggatgccacgtgtcggtcacccttgacgaaagcacttctgtgatgcgcgatttatcgtcatggaagtggacacttccgtgatgatatttttggtaatgtcatggaacacttctacgacagcacatgtatgactatcttgattctatcataaatttgtcatggatgtacatgcatgacaaaaaacgcgacctactgtgacaaacacgtatcatcacgaaagtgtattttttttgtagtgagtagccGAGGGCTACCGCCGTGAACACGCCACCGCGTAGAAGTGAAGCCAcatatgacgaaccgtgggctTCAAGACAGCGCCCTCAGAAAGGAAACGACACCGGAGCgtcgccaccgcccgatccgaggatcagagtttcccctggagcaacacgacgggcaatgagagccgtgacaacgccttcaagaagggaacgagtttCACCGCCGCCGGTCCATCCAAAGATAGACCAGGTTTTCACCCCAGCCACACTCATCGCCACCGCacgccacaccccggctaccatGCCACCCACATGGCCGTGGCACCGGGCAGCACCGAGCCACGAGCTCTGCTCATGATCACCGTGGatccaccaccagggccgccgtccCTGCATCCAAGACTATGACACCACCTCACCAGAGCCCTGACGCTGCCCCAACCAAAGATACGAGCGGAAAGGAcccgcctttcgcacccctgggcggGCTCTAGTGCCGAGACCCAAAAGGCCGGCCAAAATCGGCCTCCATCAACCCGTCCGCGGCACCGGGCGCGAGACAAGCTCGGTCCTTCTACTGGGCGCGAGACAAGcatggtcctgctgccgggcgcgagatgagctcggtcctgctgccgggcacgAAACGAGCtcagtcctgctgccgggcgcgagacgagctcgtcCTGCTGCCGGGTGCAGGACGAGTGATGAACCGCAACTGGGGGAGAGCTCACGCTTCGACGAAAGTAGCGTCAGGACGCCGAGGAGAGGGGTCAAAGGCCAAAAGAGTCCACCTGCAAACGAGCCGATGCCGACGGAGAAGCCAACCGTCACTGCAGCCGGAACCGCCGAGCTGCCGTGTAGACACCAAGCAGTAGGGAGGCCACCAtacctcccgccgccgccgtagcccacGACCAGAGCAGCCACCAGGCTGGACCAATGAGTTATCCCGCACAGCCATGCTAACTGTGCAGTTCTTATGGTGGAAGAGCTCGAAGATTTTGGGGGAGACACCTCTCGGCCTAACACCCTGTAGCCAAGGAGAATCCCGAAACCTAGCCTTGCTTTCATCTCCCACGGTAACTTAAGTGGCCTCCGCAAATATGTCACGATCATTGTCAACATGGCGAGCCAACACCAAGCCGAGTCTTGGGCGGaagtagggctggaattcgagccgagtcgagccaacTCGGCTTgactctctagagctcgttttgttaatgagctagctcgactcgactcgtcaCTATAACGAGCTCAAGTTCAacattggctcgactcgtataactcgcgagctggttcgtttagcttgttaagctcgttaaataTTTGAACATAAAATcctcaaatatgataaaaatgattatgtatatattaaacatatatatcactaaacaattgtAATTTCCTTGTAACACATGAGCCTTGCTTTCATCTCCCACGGTAATTTCCTTGTAACTTTGAATTTAGTGGTGATTAGCCCGTAGGAAATTGGTCTGTACGTTTAAAGTTTCTACTATTTGTCAATTGGAGATGATGCACCGCTAGATGTGAGGCATGCTGGTTTGGTCTGCTCGTAGACTGCACATTCAGCCTGCGAACTACAGTAAAGACTTTTGTGCATTCAGTCCGGCTAATAACGAGAAGTATCTCATGCATACTTCCCAGGGAGTGGACTGAGCATAAGTACATTTATTTTATTTCGGGCAGGGCGGGTCATGGCACGTTTTTGCCCGTACCTTCGTCTGTGTTCCTCTTCTCTACTTTCTTCCACGATAAACCTCATATCGTAAATTCGGCAGAACATTATTCGTCACAATGCTGTTACACACAATTTTTTAAAGTAGTCACACCGCGTTAAACGGTCACGATACCCACCTTCGTGGCTATTCTGACTCTGTCACACCACCAAATTATCAAAGTCTCCCCATATAAAACTATGTTCATTTATTATTATTAGTCGCTAGTCGCCACGCGTTATCCAAACCCCTGCCTTACCCATACCCAGTTGCCGGCCCTCGTTGCTATGCCCAAAGTACTATATATATCTGCGCGTCTCTCTTCTCTCAGCATCATCGCGGTCATTTGAAGCTAGCTACTCAACCCATAGCCATGGCAACCAGTCAAAGCATAGCACCTTCGTTCTTCAGCTTCCTAAAGGAAGGCGTCCTCCTCCCGACCCGCAACCGGAGGCTCTTCATAGCGGTCGGCGCCATCATCGTCGCCTCCACcacgctcctcctcctcggcagcgaccTCGCCCTCCAACCCCTCGCCGACGAGATCCAGCTCGACGTCAAGGCGCTAAACGGCACCGACCCGGGCAGCCTGGAGTACGCCAAGCTCGTACAGGAGATCCAGAATGACACCAAGGAGCTCCTGCTCGTAGGCGCGGGGTACATCCTGTTCGCGGTCGTCGTCAGCTCCGCCGTCcggatcctcctcctcttcgccacCGTCTTGACGTACTCCGGCGAGCAGCGTGCTACCTTCAGCGAGCTCCTCGGAAAAGCTAACGCGCACCTGAAGGGGCCCTTGCTCACGCTCGCCTTCGTCTACGTCCTCGAGATCGTCTACATCGTGTTTCTGGCGTTGATGGGGGCACTTCTCGTTGTTCTCATAGTGAAGCAGTACTTCGTGTTGCTCATCCTGGCGTCGCTGCTAGTCCTCTCCGCGGCCATCTCCCTCGTGTACTTCTCCTTCGTCTGCTCTTTCAGCGTCGTCGTGGCGGTGGCCGAGCCCGGCTGCCACGGCGCAGCCGCGTTAGGTAGGGCGTGTAGGCtggcgaaggggaagaagtggcAGGTCGTGCTGTTCGTCGCCGTTACCAGTGCCTTGGCCACCGTCCTATCGCAAGTGCACACGCTCGCGAGGACATGTGCGGGTAGTAGCGTGGCACTTGGGTTGCTCCTGGGTTTTGTGTACGCGGTTCTGATGGCACTCGTGCAGTTGTTCGCCGTCTGTGCCATGACCGCGTTCTACTACGAGCGCAGGGAGAACATCGACGGCCAGCTGGGGGATACTGTATACGCCAAGTTATCAACGGAAGAAGCAAACGCTTGATCATTCTACTTGTCACACCAAATGGTTGGCTGTAATTTTTACTTCATGTATGTTagactatgtgtgtgtgtgtgtgtgtttggaatGCATGCTCCTACTATATGTAACTAGCTAGCCGGCGCCCGTGCGCTCGTTCGTTGGATTAAGCACACTTTCCATTTAAAGAAACAAAAGCACCTGGTCTTCTTTAATTGCATAAAAAGGAAAGCGTCAGGTCCCAAGCGCTTACATTTATTAGGGCGATCAAAAATTTAAAAAGTTGTaactttttattcaagtatcaAAATTCAGATCCGTTTCCATCGTTGGGTTTCTCGtgacgagttcttcaaaactagatcccatatgagtAGGTTTCAGCGAACTTTTTTTCCCGAGCAACTTTGTGTGCTACAGAGGCAACTTTAGTGTTATAGAAAAGCAACTTCTTTTTCCCCTAGTATGACTATCTATCAACGAAGAATCCTTCTAAGTTGGTTACCATGACTACCAGTTGACTAGCTTCACCTCTAAATCACCTACCATAAGGACAATTCCAACGCGGATCACCAAATCGCCACAAATGTCGGGATCAACCTCTCTAGACACTTTTAACCATCCTATGACGGTCACCTAATTTGTTTGAACAAGTTCGTACGTCCAAAATCCTCTAAACCGAACGACGAGGGGGCGTCCTCATGGCCCCTCGGCGTCCATTGCTCCCTTGGACATCAAGCCAGATCCCATCTCCTCAGACGACAAGAGGAGCAGAATCCGTCCCTCCTAGCCGAGGTCCCCACGATGGACAAAGAGTCTGCACTACAAATGGAGAAGCTAACCCAACGATCAACCTCCGACCGTTGTCTAACGACGCCCTCTACGCTGCTCCCGAGCATACACGACGTCCAAAACTAGATGTCGCGTAAAGGAGGAGACATTGTCTCCACTGCACCAACCATTTCTGTTGTAGGAGATAAAAACAACAACTTCGAATATTGATAAATGCAGTCACATATAGAAAAGACTAAGTTCACCCATCAGAGCCTGTTGGGGTAGAAAAGAAAAACAACTATGCGACTTATATGCACTGATGTTGTACCTAAGAAAGCCAACAACTTTTATGGTATTTTTGTGCAACTCCAATGCATTCATTAGACAACTCGTGTGTAGTCCCAGTCTGACTTGGTATCTAGATAAAGCGGCCACATATAGAGAAGACAAAGTTCACCAGGCAACTCGTGTGTAGTCTAAGCCTGAACAACTCCAAAGTTTTCCTTGGGCATCTAGGCAGTAGCAGAggagaaaacacacacacacacatgcacgggcgcgcgcacgcacacacacatagtCATGTACCTCATAATGTCTTGGTAATGTTTCTGTTTATGAGGAttgggcaactggatacatggttttagacaattgtatggttgattgtgggcaactggatacatggttttagACAACTGTACGGTTGATTGTGGGCAACTGGATATATAATTTTAGGCAACATTATGGTTGCTTGTAGGAAACTATGACACCTAAAAATGGATAAAGAACATACACCTATAAAATTGTGCATAACGTGTGAATGTTGGACAATGCAAGAGAGACAGGCTCACGTGATCGACTACTCCTATGTTTGTTTGCTCGAGAAATATAAATAGTTTTTTTACTTCAGTAAATTCATGTAACGATTTAGCTTTTTGCTAATACCAAAAAGACGACattcaaaatggtaaggaaattaCATAGAGTACCAAAAACCATAAAATCATGAAATTGGTTCAATTCGTTTTATGTTTGTGTGGTTTTCCGTCAGATTTTAAAATGCACAGAGTGATAGACTCTTGAAAAAAATATATGTCTCAATCCTTCAGTGTCCCAATCTTCTTTCTCTACATCCATTGGTGGCATGACGTGAACAAAGCTCGTTGATGCCTCTGGGATCCGTCATAGCAGAGTAAACTTGTTGAAATCCAGGAGCTTTTAAAAGTAACAGTCAAAACATCATCAGTATAGACCAACGGCAGCCGTAATCGTTATAGAGGCAAATTTAGTGCTATAGAAAAACAACTCCTTTTTTCCAGTATGACTACCTATCTACGGAGGATCCTTATAAGTCAGTTACCATGACTACCAATTGACTAGTTTCACGTCTAAATTGCCTACCATAAGGACAACTCCAACGTGGATCACCAAAACGCCCCAAAATATCGGAATTAGCCTCTGTAGACAATTTTAACCATCCAATGAGTCCAACTACTATCAGGCATGTAAAAAAGCTGCCCCATATGAGTTCCTTGCAGCAAAAAATAGCATGCATCCTCTATCCAAAGTAAAAGACATACATCAACTTTGCTATGATTTCAGACAACTCTTGTAAAATTTGAAGCGGCTAGTGTCATGTATTAAAAGAGGGGTTGCTGCCCCGTAAGCTCCTTGCAGTAATATCAAGCAACCCTTATGCAGAAAAAAATCCACGAAAACAACAAGTAGAGACAACATATATAGGTGGCACTAATGCATATATATTCTCTAACATAGGCAACTATAGTGTGATTCATGGGCAActattaaaaaaaacaaaaaatgtgttCCAGGCATTTTTATGCATCTGTTGATATGAACTGAGCAGCTCCATATATATTCCGATGGAAGCTAATCTATTAATATAGTATTTTTAGAATTACTCCCCATCCACCTCTCTTCGCCCGTTTTGGTtgccttcctcttcatcttcatcgtttcaccaaaaaaatctgaaaaaaccaTGGGTACCTCCTATTGATCCACCATTTTGCCCTATGAAGCATCAGGTTGAGCGACCCTTTTGCTTGTAACTCAATAAAAAACACAAAAATGCAAAACTGGTCTAGGAAAAAATAGCAAGCAACTGCCCTAGCAAAACCAAGCAATTGTCCTAGAAAAACCAAGCAACTCTCCTGGCATCTACTTTAGGTAGAGGAAAAACGTATGAGCAACTTGAATAGCCTTTTATGAAAAAATATCCTAGCAAAACCAAGCAACTCCCCTCTCATCCGCCTTCTCGTATGTTGTGGTAGCAGATCAAAGCAACTCAATTACAAAGAAACGCAAAAAATGAGAAACCTTTGTAGCAGAAACAAGCAGATGTCCCTAGCACTACTACTTAGATTGTCTATATTAGGCACTACTCATATCTCCAGCAAGGAAACCTGACCAGTTCCACCCCCTCCCCTCCACGGTCGCACAAATGGATCCCACCCGAGGAGATGAAAAAATCTTGACTCCACCTCTATGACACAAACTTAACTGCAGGTATCTAAAACCTTCAGATATTTACAAAATAATGGTCTTGGTAATATATCTGTTCACAAGGACTGGACAACTGGATACATGGTCTTAGGCAAACTGTATAGTGTGGGCAACTGGATACATGATTTTAGGCAATTGTATGCTTGATTGTGGGCAACTATGAAACCTAAAAAAGGGATAAAGAGCATGCACATGTTCAGTTTTGGAGGGTTCACAGATAAATTTAATCCCCTCAGAACACTTCTTAGTTTTACATGGTCAAAGAAAAACTTCCCAATTTTAGTTACGTCCCCCATGACCAACCCCACCCTACTCCCCTCTATGATTATTCGCCAAGTATTTACAATCACATCAAGGGATCCCACCCGAGGAGATAAATTCTTGATGCATTTCTATGCCACGAACTTGAAAGGTATCGAAAACCTTTACATATTGGCCTAATTATGTCTTGGTAAGTATTCTATTCATGAGGATTGGGCAACTGGATGCATGGTTTTAGCAACTGTATAGTTAATTGTGGGCAACTAGATACATGGTTTTAGACAACTGTAAGGTTAATTATGGACGACTGGATACATGGTTTTAGCCAACAATATGGTTGATTGTAGGCAATTATGTCACCTAAAAAGGGGATAAAGAACATGCACATATTCATTTTTGGAGGAGTCACAAATAAACTTACTCCCCTAAGAACACTTAGTGGTTTTAGTTATGTCCTCATGACCAGCTCCACACTGCTTTCCCTctatgatatttcgtcaagtatttTTGATTataccaagggatcccaccccaaGGTGATGATATTCTTGATGCATCTCTATGACACAATCTTAATTGAAAGGTATCTAAAACCTTTTCATAGGTCTTGGTAATGTTTCTTTTCATAAGGATTGGGCTATTGGATACATGGTTTCTAGGCAACTGTGGGCAACTATGGCAcctgaaaaaggaataaaaacataCACATGTTCATTTTTTTAGGGGTTCACTGTTAAACTTAATACCATAAACAAACTTCATGGTTTTAGCTAAAACTTGTTTTAATTTTAGCCAACCCCTCGCTCCCTCCCTCTTGTCCAACCTGCTACCACATATGGTGCAACTCCTGATGTCGTTTTATGCAAGCTCCT
Above is a window of Triticum aestivum cultivar Chinese Spring chromosome 6B, IWGSC CS RefSeq v2.1, whole genome shotgun sequence DNA encoding:
- the LOC123139417 gene encoding uncharacterized protein; the encoded protein is MAMEVSPTNCTLYVEVVKYSPLTMNLGNGVQDSLGEHHRGHLKLATQPIAMATSQSIAPSFFSFLKEGVLLPTRNRRLFIAVGAIIVASTTLLLLGSDLALQPLADEIQLDVKALNGTDPGSLEYAKLVQEIQNDTKELLLVGAGYILFAVVVSSAVRILLLFATVLTYSGEQRATFSELLGKANAHLKGPLLTLAFVYVLEIVYIVFLALMGALLVVLIVKQYFVLLILASLLVLSAAISLVYFSFVCSFSVVVAVAEPGCHGAAALGRACRLAKGKKWQVVLFVAVTSALATVLSQVHTLARTCAGSSVALGLLLGFVYAVLMALVQLFAVCAMTAFYYERRENIDGQLGDTVYAKLSTEEANA